One window of Microcoleus vaginatus PCC 9802 genomic DNA carries:
- a CDS encoding Mo-dependent nitrogenase: protein MLMSNAKSSCTNEEITAWLRGLLTIAWADGNFDEDEQKMIANLTQDELHPVSFEAGFEPIAPEELAAVLGEDTAKGEDFLRTAVMVALADGTYSLSEDEVIYKFCTALGHNVEALEALRHTIEDSKCDDPQGPSSQIVFDANVAPAAGTPLSSRLPKPHHKNVLQPVKDWLDGWEIHDPKLAHFVCKIIPPQCPFERDVVLFGRKIVHIPAMCQINPLYEQLVGMRFRALCYLADECKEDVSSYC, encoded by the coding sequence ATGCTAATGAGTAACGCTAAATCTTCCTGCACAAATGAAGAGATTACTGCTTGGCTGCGGGGATTGCTGACAATTGCTTGGGCAGACGGCAACTTTGACGAAGACGAGCAAAAAATGATTGCAAATCTAACTCAGGATGAACTACACCCGGTATCTTTTGAGGCGGGTTTTGAACCTATTGCGCCAGAGGAATTAGCCGCTGTGTTAGGGGAAGACACCGCCAAAGGCGAGGATTTTTTGAGGACAGCAGTCATGGTAGCCTTGGCAGACGGTACCTACTCGCTCAGCGAAGACGAGGTAATCTATAAGTTTTGCACAGCTTTGGGGCACAATGTAGAGGCGCTCGAAGCTCTGCGACACACCATCGAAGACAGCAAGTGCGATGATCCGCAGGGGCCCAGCAGCCAAATAGTCTTTGATGCGAATGTCGCCCCCGCCGCCGGAACACCCCTTTCATCTCGGCTACCTAAACCTCACCACAAAAATGTCCTGCAACCCGTCAAAGACTGGCTTGACGGCTGGGAAATTCACGACCCCAAATTGGCACACTTTGTCTGTAAAATTATTCCGCCCCAGTGTCCATTTGAGCGAGATGTCGTGTTATTTGGTCGCAAAATCGTCCACATTCCGGCGATGTGCCAGATTAACCCACTTTACGAACAGTTGGTGGGGATGCGCTTTCGAGCTCTCTGCTATTTGGCAGATGAATGTAAGGAAGATGTATCGTCATATTGTTAG